In Miscanthus floridulus cultivar M001 chromosome 8, ASM1932011v1, whole genome shotgun sequence, the sequence TCCACGCCTGAACTATCTCCTCAACCTTAAAACTGAGTCCTGCATAAGGGAATACATCTTAGCACTTTATTCTCAAAACACGAGTATTCAGTAGTAGTCGCTACATTCGTAAGGATATTGTCACAAATAATCTAAAATATACATACAACTGCAATGCAACATAAGTGAATATAAGTAAAATAACAGTTCTGTTTAGCTCGCAATCTCTTATGTGCATGCCTACAACCTTCTTTGGACATGCAGATTTGAAACTTAGCTGATCTCACAAAATACTTGGAACTATGTCAGATCTCATCCATTCTATTCAGTCTAGGGGGTTTACAATTATATCCTAGTTGTGTTTATACTCAGGTATTGTTTCTCTTTTGGCATTATTTGTAGAAGTTCCTAAAAATAAATTCATGATCCTTATTTTAACAAAGAAGTGTTAGATTCTTGTTAAGAGTCCCTCAGAACAAAGGCAGAAAAATAAGTAATTGCACATTATGTGTCAAAACAAAATGTTCTTACCTTCTTGGGTGGTTTCATTAGCACAATGGTTCTTTACAATCACATTGATGTCAGCTTGAGAAGCACCTCCGATCTTAAATTTTTCCATGGCAACAGTCAGTGACTCCTCCCAGCTAGGAAGTCCCAAATTGAATTCAACTACTGAACGTTCATAAAGGACAGTTCCCCACAAGATATTTATATGTGACCGTATGCTTGAAGCCTGTTCAAATGCTTCATCTACCGATAGATCCTTCACAAAACCTTCTAAGACCATCTTCTTAAGTACAGCTTTCTCCTTACTTGGTTTAGACAGTCCCCTCAAGCGCAAAGTTTCCATTCTTTCCCACATATCCATTCCCTTTTCCATATTATCCTCTGCATGGTTGAACAACTCCAAAACTTCAGTTTCCATATTTATCTTACATGCAAGAGCGTAATACCAAGAGAGTTTGGCCTGCTCGAATTGCTGCTGACCAAGAGCAATAAGACCTTCAAAAAAGTCAGATTTAGTTTTAACAGCTTCGTCAAACATCACGCCAGCTTTGGCATATTCTGTACATGCCCAATCATATGAAACTTTGACTTGCTCAAGTATAAACTCCTGTAAAGAATCTTCAGGCAAGCATGGCCTTTTTCTTGCACGAGACATGTGGACATTGCCACAGTTAAACAATGCCAGTGCTGCCATCTCCTGAAATTTCGACTCTGCAACTTCAAATACTTCCTGTGCTTCTTCACTTTCTACTGTGTCTTCCATAGCCTCATAGTACAGTCTCAGGCCAAGGTCTTGGAGATCCAGATATGCATCAGAACTAAAACCAACATGATTCTTGATTATCTGGGAAAACTGTACCATCCAGTCATCAGCGCAATACTTATGCTCAACATCATGCCAAACGGTCCCATTATCCAACATGATATCACGGTTTCTCTCTAACGTGGCAAAGGAAGGACGTCTCCTGACCCCATCCACACCAAGCTCTTGCACAGGATTAACCTCTGCAACATATAATCGGATTAGCCCTTCCAAATCTGCAAGATTACTTGCCCAGCTTAGCTCCTCGGACGAGGTTATTGTCACCAAGTCTTCTTCTTTGTCCTTATACTTGATCAGAAATGCCTTCAATGAAGGGAATTTGTTCTGAACTATTTCTCTTAATTGTGACAGAGAGCAGTTAGCTGGCATCTGAGCACACCTGATGTCCTCTCCAAAGACCAATTTCACATCCTTCATCGCTTCCTCCTTGACACCAATGTTGTCCTCACAATGATTCACTGGCTTGACTGCAGAATGCTTTTGCTGCTTGCTCTCACCACGCCCCGGCTTCTTTCCAGCAGTGTGTCCACCTCGCTTGTTGCCCATGTCCTTCTCTTCAGTCTCAGTACTTTGTTCTAGCTTCTCGAGACCATTGGGCTCTCTATCTTCAGTACGATCCTGATGATTCCCTATCCCATTTGTCTGCCTCGGGTCAGCCTGCTTCTCCGTGGAAGCAGATTCCAGTGGCGCAATATGATTTCCATTTCCCCCCTCCTGTTCCCCTGCAACCGAATCCAAACGCTTGTTATGAGatttcttcctcttctcctctcctttggCACTAGCaatctcatcctcatcctctgtcTGCACCACATCCTCCTCATCCAAGGCAACCGAGACACCCTTATCCTCCAACGCCGCCCTTACCCGGTCCGAGATCCGGCGCGCGGCGCGGTTACCGGGCTCCCACCGCAGCACCGTCCGGACGTCGCCCCACGCGAGGTCGGCCCTGCCCAGCGCCTCGAAGCAGGCGGCCCGGCGGAGCAACGCCCTGCTGTACCGGGGCGCCGCCTCCAGCGCGAGGTTGCACTCGTGGATGCCGCGGTGGAACTCCGCGGGGCGCATCCGCATGTAGCACTGCGCGACGCTGGCGCGGAGGCCCGCCGCCTCCACGCGCCGCCCCGCGGGGAGCAGCTGCGCCGCCTTGTCGTACTTGAACGCCGCGCCCTCAAAGTCCCCCCGGTTGAACAGCCGGGTGGCCTCTTCCTTGAGCTCCCGCGACAGCTCCAGGAACACCGCCTCGTCGCCGTCCGCCTCCGCCGCAGGCGGATTCCTGGCCCCCGGCGGCTTCCCCATGGCTGGGGGCCGCCCTCCTTCCCCCAAATGAAACTCCTTTTTTGTTCGCTTCTTGTTGGAACCAAAAGGAAACCTTGAAGCTTGGCAGATTTGAAGATTTGAAGCGGGAGGAAACGGAAACAGGACCAGAAACTGCAGGCAATCTTCCTGCAGCAGGCAAGAAGAGTCCCTGCTCCCCCAAGAAACGAAATGCGCGAGAGCACGGAAAGGGCAGGTTTTTGTCCGTGCTCGCCCACAGCCGAATCTAAGAAGCAGAGGTAGGAGGGGAAGATGCTTCGACGGCACGGAAGCAGCAGCTGCAGAAGACGCGAGGCGGCGAAGCAAACGGCAGCAGGCAAGCACGGCCTGTCGGCCGAACAGAGCACAAAGCAGAGGATGCAAAGGGAGGTTGGATAGGGCCATAGGGCATAGGGGGGCGGGTGGACAAATGGCGCGTGCCGTGGGCGCGAGAACCAAAGTCACGGAACGGAAAGCCGATACGAGacgttttttgttttttcttggtGACACCGAGGCTACGGGTAACGGGTGACAGCCGACTGCACGGTGCGCCAGGGCCGTTGCAGGCCCAGCTGGTTCTGTGGCCGTGCAGCCGTGCAGGTTCCTGTTGCGGAGGGAGGACAGGGCCCGCAGGCCCGTGGCCCGTGGGTGAGAGCACGTCCAACGTCCCGTCTACCGCTGATGCCGTAGGGGCTGTTTGTTTCCGCGTCAGCGGCGCGTTTGAGCGGCAAACGCAAAAACAGCCCGCCAAACGCTACGCGTCCGATGCCCATTGGCCGGCCGGCCGCCTGTGACACGAAACGTGAAAAGTTGAACTGGACGGTGGGAAATCGCGAACGCGGCCCCGGAGCTGCGTTCGCTCAACGCGGCCACGCGTTACCCACTCCCGAAAACAAACAGGCCCGTATTTGATGCGGTGGAGACCAGAGAAAAGATCCGTAGTATCAAGAGGGCTATGTTCGCGAAAAATCTGCAATGAACCATAAGCCGTTGAAAAAAAACTGATAGAGGTACATGCTACCAAAACCATAATGCTGGCACACGGGCGTTCGTCGATGCGTGTTTCATCCGCACAGCTCATCCCCGGATCTGTCTAACGATCGGGCCTAACTCCGCTCCACCTCCAATACGACGCGGTTTATGCAAAAAAAAATGACAGTACGACGTAGTTctccaaaaaataaaaaacaaagcgACGTTTTCTTTCCCCACTGTCGCACGCATGAGCCCGCCGTGGGCGCATCCACCGTGCGCGCCCGCCCGCCGCTGGCCTTCTCCAATGCGGCGGCCTTCCCGTTCGTACGCCGCGCACCCACTCCGCCTCACTGCTGTCGCGCGCCCATCCCGCGCTGCTCGCTCCCACCCGTCGCGCGCGCCGCCCGCCTGGCTGAGCCAAGCCGGTGCTGCTAGTGatggtgctggtggtggtgctcgcgcggcGCCGGCTCCGACCCCGACGGCTGGAATNNNNNNNNNNNNNNNNNNNNNNNNNNNNNNNNNNNNNNNNNNNNNNNNNNNNNNNNNNNNNNNNNNNNNNNNNNNNNNNNNNNNNNNNNNNNNNNNNNNNTAAAGCACTATTTAAGTATGTTCCACTATATAATTCACCAAAGATAGCACTTTAAACATAATCATTTGTTTGCTGACTTAACCATGAAGAGTGGATTTAATTTCAATTCGATTTCCGAGCTTTCCAAAAATACTAGCTGACATTATTATTCTCCAAACCCAGCTACGTAACTTGCTCTCAAATCTTTATTTCCACACTATACTCCAGTTATAATTGGCCGttgttcatagaaattgttttcatGCCAGCAATTAAGAAAACTCATTCTATTCTTTTTGTTAGGAGTTTTCATCGCCACCTCTTTACGCTAAGTAAACGAACTCACTATATTATTAGATCTATCTCTCAGGCCATAATCTTGGTGCTTAGCGAGCtcataacactagaggtgttacaccaGGCGCGGCCTCGCCAGGGGCTCGTGACTTGGTCGGGGGTGCGCGGCCTCGCTAGGCGGCGTGTGCCCATGATGGCAGCGCACAGGCAGACTTGGGACGGCGCAGTGAAGAGCTTGGGGAAGAAGGAGGTGCCAAAGGTAAGGAACCATGAATTTGTAATG encodes:
- the LOC136476396 gene encoding HSP-interacting protein — protein: MALSNLPLHPLLCALFGRQAVLACCRLLRRLASSAAAASVPSKHLPLLPLLLRFGCGRARTKTCPFRALAHFVSWGSRDSSCLLQEDCLQFLVLFPFPPASNLQICQASRFPFGSNKKRTKKEFHLGEGGRPPAMGKPPGARNPPAAEADGDEAVFLELSRELKEEATRLFNRGDFEGAAFKYDKAAQLLPAGRRVEAAGLRASVAQCYMRMRPAEFHRGIHECNLALEAAPRYSRALLRRAACFEALGRADLAWGDVRTVLRWEPGNRAARRISDRVRAALEDKGVSVALDEEDVVQTEDEDEIASAKGEEKRKKSHNKRLDSVAGEQEGGNGNHIAPLESASTEKQADPRQTNGIGNHQDRTEDREPNGLEKLEQSTETEEKDMGNKRGGHTAGKKPGRGESKQQKHSAVKPVNHCEDNIGVKEEAMKDVKLVFGEDIRCAQMPANCSLSQLREIVQNKFPSLKAFLIKYKDKEEDLVTITSSEELSWASNLADLEGLIRLYVAEVNPVQELGVDGVRRRPSFATLERNRDIMLDNGTVWHDVEHKYCADDWMVQFSQIIKNHVGFSSDAYLDLQDLGLRLYYEAMEDTVESEEAQEVFEVAESKFQEMAALALFNCGNVHMSRARKRPCLPEDSLQEFILEQVKVSYDWACTEYAKAGVMFDEAVKTKSDFFEGLIALGQQQFEQAKLSWYYALACKINMETEVLELFNHAEDNMEKGMDMWERMETLRLRGLSKPSKEKAVLKKMVLEGFVKDLSVDEAFEQASSIRSHINILWGTVLYERSVVEFNLGLPSWEESLTVAMEKFKIGGASQADINVIVKNHCANETTQEGLSFKVEEIVQAWNEMYDAKNWTSGPLSFRLQPIFRRRAPKLHHILEHLNYA